The following is a genomic window from Desulfobulbaceae bacterium.
ATCAATGCGGCCCTTGAGGCTGCGGCTAAAGCCAGATCGGCGATCATTGTTCAATTTTCGAACGGTGGCGCTCAGTTTATCGCCGGTAAGGGACTTTCCCTTGAAGGCCAGCAGTCTCATGTCCTTGGCGCCATCTCCGGCGCTCTCCATGTATACAATGTGGCCAAGCATTATAGGGTGCCGGTCATTTTGCATACCGACCACGCCGCTAGAAAATTGCTGCCCTGGATCGACGGGTTGTTGGACGCGGGTGAGAAGCATTACACCCAAACCGGCAGTCCGCTGTTCAGTTCCCACATGCTGGATCTATCGGAAGAGAGCTTGCAGGAAAATGTCGAAATCTGCAGCACTTACTTGAAGCGCATGGCACAGATGGATATGACGTTAGAAGTCGAGTTGGGATGCACTGGAGGTGAGGAGGACGGTGTCGACAACACGGGGATGGATCATTCTGCGCTGTATACTCAACCGAAAGATGTGGCATATGCCTATGAAAAGCTGAATGCCATCAGTCACCGTTTTACTATCGCCGCCTCCTTCGGCAATGTTCATGGGGTCTACAAGCCGGGGAACGTCCAGTTAACCCCGATCCTCTTGGATAACTCGCAGAAGTATGTTTCGGAGAAATTCGGTGTCCCTGCCAATTCGCTCAATCTGGTATTCCATGGTGGATCCGGCTCATCACCTGAGGAAATTCGAGAATCAATCAGATACGGCGTGGTTAAAATGAACATCGACACTGACACCCAGTGGGCATCATGGGCCGGCATCATGGGTTACTATAAGAAGAACGAGGGTTATCTTCAGGACCAGATCGGCAACCCGGAAGGAGAGGATAAGCCCAACAAGAAATATTACGATCCGCGGGTCTGGCTCCGGGCCGCCCAGGTGAGTATGGTGACCCGTTTGGAACAGGCTTTCCGGGAATTGAATGCTGTTAATACCCTCTAGGAGCCTGTCGGACTTAGACATAAATCTACTGCAAATTCGTGAAACCGGCCCATATCCCCATGAATTTTCGTTAAATAGCCCTGCTATTCGCCTCAAAGTCATGAATATCTGGTCACGATTTCACGAATTTTCGCTACGACTCTCTAAGTCCGACAGGCTCCTAGAAAATCGGACGAAACAGGACTTGTTGTTCTACTGTGAAGAATCGTTAATATTTATCTTCTGTTTCCACGAGCGGAACTGAATGTTTTGATTTGATCGAACTCGCTAATAACGTGTTGTTTTTTCATCTCGCCAGCGGAAGAGCAGAATTCCTTTCTGTGGTGATTACTGTGATTTTTAGTAGGGTGGTGGTGGAGTCTGTTATTTTGACATGATCATCAATACAGAATCCCAGGATGGCGATAATCTGATTATTACAGGTGGCTATGGGGACGGTGTGTCTTTGTTGATGGGGGATTTTTTTTGCGCTTAAAATCGCCGAGACTTTCTTGGTGTTATTGGAATTTCCTCCGAGGGGGCAGAGTTTGTCGTTGGGAAGCTGATTCCGGATAGTAAGTGGAAACGAGATCTTTGCCGCATCGAAAAAGTCGGCGGGATCGTTTTTTATTGAATCACTATTTGTTCGCTGTGACAGTGATTCAACGAGAATCCTTGCCCCGGTTTCAGCAATCGTATATCGACCCGGACCTTCGATACGGAGGGAGAATGAACATCCTGTGTTAACTAATGGTGCACGGCAGGATTTTTTTCCCCACGGGTAGAAAAGTTGTAAAGCGTTTGTCGAAGCGATGGCTCGTAAGCCATGGCTTAGGTGGATTTGGCCGCTGCCTTGTGATGCAAGCGCCATCAGGCTTTCGATATGCTTGTATCGGGGTTTTGTGTGCATATGAATCAGCATCTTTTCAAGTATGCGGCGAGCAATGGCTATCGGAAGTGTATTGAAGTCGGTGCGTTTAATAATAGCGCTTGGCAACTCAGCTAAAGTATTCTCGCTAACGAGACGGCAATACCAGTCTTGTGCCATTGTGTCTAAAAGGGTGTCTTCCTCCTGAAGAATGGCCGCTGTCTGTCGTAAGGTCTGGGAGATATTGGGATTGAAGGTGGCAAGATAGGGCAGAAGGTCTAAGCGAATCCGGTTGCGGAGATAGCGCCGATCAGTGTTTGAAGCATCAGTGGCAAAGGGAATCCCTTTATCATTAAGGTATTGGATGAGGCGATTTTTTTCGATTGTAAGCAGAGGTCTGACCACTCTGCCGTCACGAAGGAGTGCCATCCCCGACAAGCCTTTCCGTCCTGTGCCCCGAATCAATCGTAGAAGGATTTCTTCTGACTGGTCATCGGCGGTGTGGGCTACTACAATTTTGTTGGCGCCTGTATCCTTAGAGAGCGTGTCAAAAAATGAGTAGCGGAGGTTGCGGGCAGCTTCTTCAGTTGAGATGCCATTATTTCTGGCATATGGTGAGACGTTAAGCTGAGAGACGTGGCAGTCAAGGCCTAACGATGTTGACGCTTGTCGGACCATATTTGCTTCTGTGTCAGCCGCATCTGGTCGTAAGCCGTGATCGGCATGGCCTACGATCATGGTGATGCCAAGATCTGGGGCGAGTGTGGCCAGCAGGTGGAGTAAGGCCATTGAGTCAGCCCCTCCTGAGACACCAATTACAAGATGGTCACGCTGGTTGAACAACCTGTTTTTCAGACAGAAGGTTAGGATCGCTTTCTCAAGGGGGTGCATGGTGTATTATGGCAGATACGCAGCGCCTAAGTTTTGATGAGTGCGGTGATATCCGGGTAAAATGTTGACCCTTTGCGAATCAACAGGTATCAGTGATGATTGTTATTAAGGGTAGTTTCTATTCACAATAGAAAAATGTGGATACATTCCAAGTTAATCGGCTATAATTTGCCGCTGCATTTCTTGATATAGTATCAATATTGATTGAATTTTCTTTAAACCTTATTTCTAGGTGTTAATCCAATGAAAAAATCAAAACAGGCTCAACAAATCCGCAAGGCAGTTATCCCTGTCGCAGGAATGGGAACCAGATTTTTACCAGCGAGTAAAGCCATACCTAAGGAGATGCTGACCATTGTTGATCGGCCGACAATTCAATATATTGTCGAGGAAGTTGTCGCCTCCGGTATTGAGGAGATCATTTTGGTGACCAGCGCTGGAAAATCAGCCATTGAGAATCATTTTGATTATAATTACGAACTTGATACCATGCTTGAGAGTAAAGGCAAACTAAGAATCTGTGAGGAGTTGCGGCATCTTGCCAATTTGATTGATATTGTTACGGTGCGTCAAAAAAAACCGTTGGGTCTTGGGCATGCGATCTGGACTGCCAGAAACGTAGTCGGAAACGAACCGTTCATGGTCTTGCTGGGCGATGACTTGGTTGAGTCTGATGTGCCGTGTGCCAAGCAGATGATGACTCTTTATAATGAAGTTCAAGAATCCATTGTGGCCATTCAGACTGTCCCTATGG
Proteins encoded in this region:
- the fbaA gene encoding class II fructose-bisphosphate aldolase, with the translated sequence MTEKILDLVAPGVVTGEDVQKIFAHCKANNFALPAVNCVGTDSINAALEAAAKARSAIIVQFSNGGAQFIAGKGLSLEGQQSHVLGAISGALHVYNVAKHYRVPVILHTDHAARKLLPWIDGLLDAGEKHYTQTGSPLFSSHMLDLSEESLQENVEICSTYLKRMAQMDMTLEVELGCTGGEEDGVDNTGMDHSALYTQPKDVAYAYEKLNAISHRFTIAASFGNVHGVYKPGNVQLTPILLDNSQKYVSEKFGVPANSLNLVFHGGSGSSPEEIRESIRYGVVKMNIDTDTQWASWAGIMGYYKKNEGYLQDQIGNPEGEDKPNKKYYDPRVWLRAAQVSMVTRLEQAFRELNAVNTL
- the tilS gene encoding tRNA lysidine(34) synthetase TilS, coding for MHPLEKAILTFCLKNRLFNQRDHLVIGVSGGADSMALLHLLATLAPDLGITMIVGHADHGLRPDAADTEANMVRQASTSLGLDCHVSQLNVSPYARNNGISTEEAARNLRYSFFDTLSKDTGANKIVVAHTADDQSEEILLRLIRGTGRKGLSGMALLRDGRVVRPLLTIEKNRLIQYLNDKGIPFATDASNTDRRYLRNRIRLDLLPYLATFNPNISQTLRQTAAILQEEDTLLDTMAQDWYCRLVSENTLAELPSAIIKRTDFNTLPIAIARRILEKMLIHMHTKPRYKHIESLMALASQGSGQIHLSHGLRAIASTNALQLFYPWGKKSCRAPLVNTGCSFSLRIEGPGRYTIAETGARILVESLSQRTNSDSIKNDPADFFDAAKISFPLTIRNQLPNDKLCPLGGNSNNTKKVSAILSAKKIPHQQRHTVPIATCNNQIIAILGFCIDDHVKITDSTTTLLKITVITTERNSALPLAR
- the galU gene encoding UTP--glucose-1-phosphate uridylyltransferase GalU, with the protein product MKKSKQAQQIRKAVIPVAGMGTRFLPASKAIPKEMLTIVDRPTIQYIVEEVVASGIEEIILVTSAGKSAIENHFDYNYELDTMLESKGKLRICEELRHLANLIDIVTVRQKKPLGLGHAIWTARNVVGNEPFMVLLGDDLVESDVPCAKQMMTLYNEVQESIVAIQTVPMDQTYQYGIVEGDLLRDRVYRVNRLVEKPAPGTTNSNLAIIGRYILHPEVFDMLSKTTPGHGGEIQLTDALLALSNKRSMFAYEFEGNRYDAGDKLGYLKAIVAFAMRHPDLREEFCKHIKEISTRL